A genomic region of Megalobrama amblycephala isolate DHTTF-2021 linkage group LG6, ASM1881202v1, whole genome shotgun sequence contains the following coding sequences:
- the LOC125269602 gene encoding uncharacterized protein LOC125269602, whose protein sequence is MLNVVEQHLNEDLQEQYDSESQQNTIINMQDQVLWYEIDRLNDSMDVTSESNSELALSLEKKLSEWAMKFNISMTSLTHLLKILKEHDIDVPADGRTLLKTPRSGSLRITEKSGGKYTYFGLKEGLTHTLSEQDTSKYDHFEISLNIDGLPIFKSKNLTMWPLQCAVINIDEVKNSPFVVALFSGAKKPNDLEFLRDFMEELQELMETGFKGKRIVLKNIICDAPARALIKGIVQFNGRYGCDFCDVKGVHESKMLFLYKGNLRTNESFRQKTNPEHHKTDSILLNLDIDMIRQFPIDPMHCVDLGVTKRMLMLWKEGPLAHRLSAGHLSTITYFHQAVRHHIPPEFNRKPRGLDELKHWKATEFRTFLLYTGPVILKYVLDKEKYIHFLSLSIGMRILYSENLMEHRDYADELLTYFVEKGSSLYSMSFISYNVHCLLHLTDVANYNRSLHYCSAYKFENNMGQIKRFIRGSSDPLIQVANRLAERQAISSSKKSNVNSGTPKTKECYRMTNDSYCLIHGVQENLIFYEYNAVALIPLMHSV, encoded by the exons ATGCTGAATGTTGTGGAGCAGCATCTAAATGAAGACTTGCAAGAACAGTATGATTCAGAATCACAACAGAATACCATAATTAATATGCAAGATCAAGTGCTATGGTATGAAATTGATAGACTAAATGATTCCATGGATGTTACCAGTGAAAGTAACTCAGAGCTAGCTTTGTCTCTGGAGAAAAAGCTGTCTGAGTGGGCAATGAAATTCAACATCTCCATGACCTCTCTCACTCATTTGCTTAAGATTTTGAAGGAACATGACATTGATGTTCCAGCAGACGGACGAACACTATTGAAAACACCTCGTTCTGGCAGTTTGAGAATAACAGAAAAATCAG GTGGCAAATACACATATTTTGGATTAAAGGAAGGTCTTACGCATACTCTGTCTGAGCAAGACACTTCAAAATACGACCACTTTGAGATTTCTTTGAATATTGATGGCCTACCCATTTTCAAGTCCAAAAACCTCACAATGTGGCCACTTCAGTGTGCTGTCATCAACATTGATGAAGTGAAAAACAGTCCTTTTGTTGTTGCTCTGTTTTCTGGAGCAAAGAAACCAAATGATTTGGAGTTTTTGAGGGATTTTATGGAGGAGCTGCAAGAACTGATGGAAACAGGCTTTAAAGGGAAGAGAATTGTCCTCAAAAACATCATATGTGATGCACCAGCACGAGCCCTCATCAAAGGAATAGTTCAGTTTAATGGCCGCTATGGCTGTGACTTTTGTGATGTAAAGGGAGTTCATGAGAgcaaaatgctttttttgtataAAGGAAATCTCAGAACCAATGAGTCATTTAGACAGAAGACAAAtcctgaacatcacaaaacagaTAGCATTCTTTTGAATCTGGACATTGATATGATCAGGCAGTTCCCAATAGATCCCATGCATTGTGTAGATCTAGGAGTGACTAAGCGAATGTTGATGCTGTGGAAAGAAGGACCTTTGGCCCATAGATTATCAGCTGGACATCTTAGCACCATTACTTATTTTCATCAAGCTGTCCGACATCACATACCTCCTGAATTCAATAGGAAACCCAGGGGGTTAGATGAACTGAAGCACTGGAAAGCAACTGAATTCCGAACATTTTTGCTTTATACTGGACCAGTGATTTTGAAATATGTTCTCGATAAGGAGAAGTATATTCACTTCCTTTCACTTAGTATTGGAATGCGCATCTTGTACAGTGAAAACCTAATGGAGCATCGTGATTATGCAGATGAGctgttaacatattttgttgaaaaaGGTAGCAGCCTGTATAGCATGAGTTTCATCTCATATAATGTGCATTGCTTGCTACATCTCACTGATGTTGCAAATTACAACAGATCATTACACTATTGTTCAGCGTACAAGTTTGAGAACAATATGGGTCAAATCAAGAGGTTTATCCGCGGTTCAAGTGATCCACTGATTCAAGTAGCTAACAGATTGGCAGAGAGGCAAGCAATATCAAGTTCTAAGAAATCAAATGTTAACTCTGGTACGCCAAAGACAAAAGAATGTTACAGAATGACCAATGATAGCTATTGCCTTATACATGGAGTTCAAGAAAATCTGATTTTTT ATGAATACAATGCGGTAGCGCTTATACCGCTCATGCATTCAGTTTGA